From the genome of Niallia sp. FSL W8-0635, one region includes:
- a CDS encoding DUF6037 family protein produces the protein MLTEGVEEISTFYKIMKFKSNKESPFKPSYFFEVFNKQIPNQALRTNVPRPSTIATYRKDVDEADKIYFKGWINHKIKKVSPENLDKTKKLLSYKAYVMCKNKNISSSWSPNPTDEKQYDLSKKMEFMEED, from the coding sequence ATCCTAACAGAGGGGGTAGAAGAGATAAGTACATTTTACAAAATTATGAAATTTAAAAGCAACAAGGAATCCCCATTTAAACCCAGTTATTTTTTTGAAGTATTTAATAAGCAAATACCTAATCAAGCTTTAAGAACGAATGTACCTCGTCCTAGTACTATTGCTACTTATAGAAAAGACGTGGATGAAGCAGACAAGATTTATTTTAAAGGCTGGATAAATCACAAAATAAAAAAAGTATCACCAGAAAATCTGGATAAAACTAAAAAGCTCCTCTCTTATAAGGCTTATGTTATGTGTAAAAATAAAAATATTAGTAGTAGTTGGAGTCCTAATCCTACGGATGAAAAACAATACGATTTATCAAAAAAAATGGAGTTCATGGAGGAAGATTAA
- a CDS encoding ATP-dependent helicase — protein MDISVAIELENSLSEIPIDQNFKLYAGPGAGKTTFLTNHIRNILKKSHKLKKSRQIACITYTNTAVNTLIQRLQGCTNSTEVSTIHSFCYKFIVKPYIWVLNDPLIPLEKMDGHEEIKLRKSQLRDFKTRSQQLHFADDKSLVEALGKLKWILEAGEPVLKFIKFNDGRIGSYSIKKQSYMLYKQLYWTEGKISHDDVLYFTYRILKEKPEVIEIIRARFPYILIDEFQDTSPIQTEILKMIGEKETCIGIIGDICQSIYSFQGANVDLFREFSLNEMKVYILSGNRRSTNQIINVLNHMRESVDFKQYSPTNLDGPAPMILVGDSSEADSYLKDNLGQVMFLSYKNTNQPNVNILVDDSDGDRSWRIYYLVQALELAKNLDIKNALKYMKQAYRKTIGFTEKEALENLRRLINDYEVIQNESITDLHNNYIVGHYDVTGKITRGKVKALYDKLTYIQLVSQIKIIENGLINFKTIHQSKGEEYETVCVSLPSKGDGKEIDFLIKPDMNKESHRVYYVALSRAQNRLIIKMEAISDENRMKLVTLGFEVIQLREKSTLIT, from the coding sequence ATGGATATCTCAGTAGCAATTGAATTGGAAAATAGCTTAAGTGAAATTCCTATTGACCAGAATTTTAAACTCTATGCAGGTCCAGGTGCAGGGAAAACTACTTTTTTGACAAATCATATTAGAAATATTCTCAAAAAGTCACATAAACTAAAGAAATCCAGACAAATTGCTTGTATCACTTATACCAATACAGCGGTGAATACTCTAATTCAAAGATTGCAAGGTTGTACAAATTCTACAGAAGTTTCCACAATTCATAGTTTTTGTTATAAATTTATTGTAAAGCCATATATTTGGGTTTTAAATGATCCTTTAATTCCTTTAGAAAAAATGGATGGGCACGAGGAAATTAAGCTAAGAAAAAGTCAGTTAAGAGATTTTAAAACAAGGAGTCAGCAGTTACATTTTGCTGATGATAAATCTTTAGTAGAAGCATTAGGGAAACTAAAATGGATTTTAGAAGCTGGGGAACCAGTACTTAAGTTTATAAAATTTAATGATGGACGAATTGGAAGCTATTCAATTAAGAAACAATCGTATATGCTTTATAAACAATTATATTGGACGGAGGGTAAAATAAGCCACGACGATGTCCTTTATTTCACCTATCGTATTCTTAAAGAAAAACCAGAAGTCATAGAAATTATAAGAGCTAGATTTCCTTATATTTTGATTGATGAATTTCAAGATACTAGTCCAATCCAAACAGAAATTTTAAAAATGATTGGTGAAAAGGAAACTTGTATTGGGATTATTGGTGATATATGTCAATCTATATATTCCTTTCAAGGAGCTAATGTGGATTTATTCAGAGAATTTTCTTTAAATGAAATGAAAGTTTATATTTTGTCTGGAAATCGACGATCTACAAATCAAATTATTAATGTATTAAACCATATGAGAGAATCAGTGGATTTTAAGCAATATTCCCCTACTAACTTAGATGGTCCAGCACCGATGATTCTAGTTGGAGATAGTTCAGAAGCAGACTCTTATTTAAAAGATAATTTAGGGCAGGTTATGTTTTTATCGTATAAAAATACCAATCAACCCAATGTGAATATTTTGGTAGATGATTCAGATGGAGATAGAAGTTGGAGAATATATTATTTAGTTCAAGCTTTAGAACTAGCTAAAAATCTTGATATAAAGAATGCATTAAAATATATGAAACAGGCCTATCGGAAGACAATTGGGTTTACTGAAAAGGAAGCTTTAGAAAACTTAAGGAGACTTATAAATGATTATGAAGTTATCCAAAATGAAAGTATTACCGATCTTCACAATAATTATATAGTTGGTCATTATGACGTAACAGGGAAAATTACTAGAGGTAAAGTAAAGGCTTTATATGATAAATTAACTTATATACAGCTAGTCTCGCAAATAAAGATTATAGAAAATGGATTGATCAATTTTAAAACTATTCATCAATCTAAAGGTGAAGAATATGAGACAGTTTGTGTAAGTCTACCTTCAAAGGGTGATGGCAAAGAAATTGATTTTCTTATTAAACCGGATATGAATAAAGAATCACATAGGGTTTACTATGTTGCGTTGAGTAGAGCTCAAAACAGGTTAATAATTAAAATGGAAGCTATCAGTGATGAAAATAGGATGAAGCTTGTAACTTTAGGTTTTGAAGTAATTCAACTAAGAGAAAAAAGTACATTAATAACATGA
- a CDS encoding DUF3800 domain-containing protein, whose protein sequence is MERDFGSINLKIFFDESGKNQTKPHLMGGLAIPESYYNSPKVLALNELIRKKEIHWTAYGGDSTERNIIWKIILTLLEHQYLLKMNVISYNQSKIEEISKKIKNVYENIADQTIYMKFPERIIYGLLRKYGSHVHLNTQIYIEHDTTYQNKNYDLRNQLFEQLNIQSVYRGEHFTIQESNYYSKQEEVGIESIDILLGMVRTIIRNDSPTSKRIREKNNLVMKLLLNEKFYRFITQIKYFEWSNSPELIEVDFENYVHIFMSSNQTFE, encoded by the coding sequence ATGGAAAGAGACTTTGGGAGTATAAATTTAAAAATATTTTTTGATGAAAGCGGTAAAAATCAAACAAAACCTCATTTAATGGGCGGTTTAGCAATTCCAGAGTCTTATTATAACTCGCCTAAAGTACTTGCTTTAAATGAATTAATAAGAAAAAAAGAAATTCATTGGACTGCCTATGGAGGTGATAGTACAGAGAGAAATATAATTTGGAAAATAATATTGACATTGCTAGAACACCAATACCTATTGAAAATGAATGTTATTTCTTATAACCAGTCAAAGATTGAGGAAATTTCCAAAAAAATCAAAAATGTTTATGAAAATATTGCTGATCAAACAATTTATATGAAATTTCCTGAAAGGATAATATATGGACTTTTAAGAAAATATGGTTCTCATGTTCACTTAAATACTCAAATTTATATAGAACATGATACCACTTATCAAAATAAAAATTACGATTTAAGAAATCAACTTTTTGAACAGTTGAATATACAATCTGTTTATAGAGGTGAACATTTTACTATCCAAGAATCTAACTATTATTCAAAACAAGAAGAAGTTGGTATTGAATCAATAGATATTCTTTTAGGTATGGTACGTACTATAATTCGCAACGACTCCCCTACTTCCAAGAGAATTAGAGAAAAAAATAATCTAGTTATGAAGTTGCTTCTAAATGAAAAATTTTATCGTTTTATTACGCAAATTAAATACTTTGAATGGTCAAATTCTCCAGAATTAATTGAAGTAGACTTTGAAAATTATGTTCATATTTTTATGAGTTCAAATCAGACATTCGAATGA
- a CDS encoding GNAT family N-acetyltransferase produces the protein MFDFMSEIDKYRNKRSFSKVNSQDLKSVLKNELTKIGDDPEKLVLDVVYKNEEILIVYRNNLDLEDKYGNFFIELKVITSQGVLKDRVRLAAKYIMREVIEILEIQVFGDNQHRGYGSVLLTALIDIALENSIKEISGWISYADEDHFDKLDYFYKKHGFAVFWLDNKRHVHKAADIIWINDRY, from the coding sequence ATGTTTGATTTTATGTCGGAGATAGATAAATATAGAAATAAGAGATCTTTTTCTAAAGTAAACTCACAGGACTTGAAAAGCGTCTTAAAAAATGAACTAACTAAAATAGGAGATGATCCTGAAAAATTAGTACTAGATGTAGTGTACAAAAATGAAGAAATATTAATTGTATATCGTAATAATCTTGATTTAGAGGACAAGTATGGAAATTTTTTCATTGAACTAAAAGTAATTACTTCTCAAGGCGTTCTAAAAGACAGGGTTAGATTGGCGGCGAAATATATAATGAGAGAAGTAATAGAAATTCTTGAAATACAAGTATTTGGAGATAATCAGCATAGGGGATATGGTTCAGTTTTATTAACTGCTTTGATTGATATTGCGCTAGAGAATTCTATTAAAGAAATATCCGGATGGATTTCTTATGCTGATGAGGATCATTTTGATAAACTAGATTATTTTTATAAAAAACATGGATTTGCTGTATTCTGGCTTGATAACAAAAGACATGTTCATAAAGCAGCTGATATTATTTGGATAAATGATAGATATTAA
- a CDS encoding DUF2187 family protein, with product MIKIRAKIDDVIIFLRANQEVTGVVTLVKENSVIVQLSSYDTNFLQYESNLTVVNHKNYTVLAN from the coding sequence ATGATAAAAATCAGAGCGAAAATAGACGATGTGATTATCTTTTTGAGAGCAAACCAAGAGGTGACAGGAGTAGTAACCTTAGTTAAGGAAAATTCAGTTATTGTTCAGTTATCTTCTTATGATACAAATTTTCTTCAATATGAAAGTAATTTAACAGTGGTTAATCATAAGAATTACACTGTACTAGCAAATTAA
- a CDS encoding YobI family P-loop NTPase: MTEIKYESLAAKKDLGEDDVIKKSYFYALDEALKERDNKNIAITGGYGAGKSTIIESYFEKNDKKAKKMMRVSIATFQLEQNSDPNLNENLLEQQILQQMFYQVNPDQIPNSRFTKISDLNFWYVFRILVFLMSTIIFTYLLISNEWMNSLKEVLIDWVGKGLWSNVMLFLGYIILTLLYAPAIYLMLMIFRKLGVSKFGIANANIEFKLQDGNTVFNNYMDEIIYLFHKSKYKYIVFEDLDRFKNLKIYESLRSLNTTLNNSALLKDSDIKFIYALKDDIFTNEDESELINNRTKFFDFIIPTIKVMHSSNAESFLLGKLKDVIEEENSIGVVSNQQKISKKLIEDLSLFINDMRTLINICNEFQVYRTRLEDSSVIYDQLFAFIVYKNIYPKDYSHLLENKGLVYRIFNNKTEIISNLKNKISELENKTKNGIGNIITSKEDVAMLFARKQRLMDTVLKQEHNIILNMTSYSKDYTAVGISVLDYIMNNGIVGQFGVYSRDNHYNMINSYSNLEEFVTIDNTNFLNLYKDFDRNIVRQELEVDVQIKNLEKKIKNIQSKSISRLMLEDKIDLHVDLSNKGLLQLLIRNNWLNESYEDYLSVFQEGSLKKLDIEFIQAVKRGLDDKKHLDAPLKSIEKISKKIRVDDISSVAVLNIYFIKYLLEFNTEENNEKLSKIINILYMDIEQEDSEQEKKIEEYIEFLESLRDENDQSENLIRKFLKKAITNDIDIWDIVVMNEDIPIVLIDKYVNLILMNADSIDLEKLKSIDNLRHYISKETDVTNISLSENFLKIVGKLDIKFSSLIGFSDEVLACLIEIDAYEITLENLSEIFKEQKISIELIKGNKSVEKYTFNNFDILIDKVLVFQSEYNENEEVLINFINTIEEEDYSILEPLIVKWNGTVSDLSAINPISLLEMLYKNKKFSLTWSNIKYCTEAFKNSNISFKIGHLLSTDENWLDLIENSLNSIQEVNANNGFYNGFVNSILELGIQDYSLLEMFIKKLNYPVKFDTSFHINQETLNVLIDNELLIWDKSVYIHLESLNHKNKYVLDKFKDAKEDISSLISENEMEWSLNILEIILEEGNTETVTIKNYLSNKVSEIQLREFKFILEEGFISYDNDILQSLLNEPNKSELVIEYLLFLLLNGREERVIKVFEEDEITWDYRLFEEVRKISADAASIYLIDNKEKIDSIQMDQKLFEGLIKHSADVSLSLSVINNNYLNININSVVSKKIYEHFQNNSELVIDTLENVSIIGIIRNLPIENASTMLLELLKVKLFDREETFIVLSQIQTPFNEIKRNGKKVEIDTVDNNISELLEYLKVNLQVILDYTEEEKGYIVRNKRK; the protein is encoded by the coding sequence ATGACCGAAATTAAATATGAGAGCTTAGCAGCTAAGAAGGATCTTGGTGAAGATGATGTAATTAAGAAATCCTACTTTTATGCATTAGATGAAGCGTTAAAGGAAAGGGATAATAAGAATATTGCTATTACAGGTGGTTATGGTGCGGGAAAAAGCACTATAATAGAATCTTACTTTGAAAAAAATGATAAAAAAGCAAAAAAAATGATGCGAGTATCAATTGCCACATTTCAATTAGAACAGAATTCGGACCCGAATTTAAATGAAAATCTACTAGAACAACAAATTTTGCAACAAATGTTTTACCAAGTAAATCCAGACCAAATTCCTAATTCAAGATTTACTAAGATTAGCGATTTAAATTTTTGGTATGTTTTTCGTATATTAGTATTTCTGATGTCCACCATAATTTTTACTTATTTATTAATAAGTAATGAATGGATGAATAGTCTTAAAGAAGTTTTAATTGATTGGGTGGGGAAAGGATTGTGGTCAAACGTAATGTTATTTTTAGGATATATAATTTTAACATTACTTTATGCTCCTGCTATTTATTTGATGTTAATGATTTTTAGAAAACTAGGTGTTAGTAAGTTTGGAATTGCAAATGCAAACATTGAGTTTAAATTGCAGGATGGAAACACTGTATTTAATAATTATATGGACGAAATAATATATCTCTTTCACAAATCAAAGTACAAATATATTGTATTTGAAGACTTAGATAGATTTAAAAATTTAAAGATATATGAAAGCCTTAGGAGTTTAAATACTACACTTAATAATTCAGCCCTATTAAAAGATTCAGATATAAAATTCATCTATGCATTAAAAGATGATATTTTCACTAACGAAGATGAATCAGAGCTAATTAATAATCGTACAAAGTTTTTTGATTTTATAATACCAACAATTAAAGTTATGCATAGCTCTAATGCTGAATCATTTCTATTGGGCAAACTAAAAGATGTAATTGAAGAAGAGAATTCAATCGGAGTAGTCAGTAACCAGCAAAAAATAAGCAAAAAGTTAATAGAAGATCTATCCTTATTTATTAATGATATGCGTACCCTCATTAACATTTGTAATGAATTCCAAGTATACCGTACTAGGTTAGAAGACTCTAGTGTTATTTATGATCAACTTTTTGCTTTCATTGTTTATAAGAATATCTATCCTAAGGATTATTCACATTTATTAGAGAATAAGGGATTAGTTTATAGAATTTTTAATAATAAAACAGAAATTATTTCAAACTTAAAAAATAAGATATCAGAACTAGAAAATAAAACAAAAAATGGAATCGGTAATATAATAACGTCTAAAGAAGATGTTGCTATGTTGTTTGCTAGAAAACAAAGATTAATGGATACGGTTTTAAAACAGGAACATAATATAATATTGAACATGACTAGTTATTCTAAAGATTATACGGCTGTTGGGATAAGTGTGCTTGATTATATTATGAATAATGGAATAGTTGGTCAATTTGGGGTCTACTCCAGGGATAATCATTATAATATGATAAATTCATATTCAAATTTAGAAGAATTTGTTACTATTGATAATACTAACTTTTTAAATCTATACAAAGATTTTGATCGAAATATTGTTCGACAAGAACTAGAAGTAGATGTGCAAATTAAAAACCTGGAGAAAAAAATAAAAAATATACAATCCAAGTCTATCTCAAGGTTAATGTTAGAAGATAAAATAGATCTTCATGTTGATTTATCTAATAAAGGATTACTGCAGCTACTTATACGAAATAATTGGTTAAATGAGTCTTATGAAGATTATTTGTCAGTTTTTCAGGAAGGTTCACTAAAAAAATTAGATATAGAGTTTATTCAAGCAGTTAAAAGAGGATTGGATGACAAAAAACATCTAGATGCTCCTTTAAAGAGTATTGAGAAAATCTCAAAGAAAATTAGAGTCGATGATATATCTAGTGTAGCTGTACTTAATATATATTTTATTAAATATTTACTAGAGTTTAATACAGAAGAAAATAATGAAAAACTATCGAAGATAATAAATATTTTATATATGGATATTGAGCAAGAGGATAGTGAACAAGAAAAAAAGATTGAAGAATATATAGAGTTTCTTGAAAGTTTACGGGATGAGAACGACCAATCAGAAAACCTAATTAGAAAGTTTCTGAAAAAAGCTATTACTAACGACATTGATATATGGGATATAGTAGTAATGAATGAGGATATTCCTATTGTACTAATTGATAAATATGTAAATTTAATCTTAATGAATGCCGATTCTATTGATTTAGAAAAATTGAAGAGTATTGATAATTTACGTCACTATATCTCAAAAGAAACTGATGTAACTAATATTTCTCTATCCGAAAACTTTCTTAAAATCGTTGGAAAACTAGATATTAAATTTAGTTCTTTAATTGGTTTTTCAGATGAAGTACTCGCTTGTTTAATAGAGATAGATGCTTACGAAATAACTCTTGAAAATTTAAGTGAAATATTTAAAGAACAGAAAATTTCTATAGAATTAATTAAAGGAAATAAAAGTGTTGAAAAATATACCTTTAATAATTTTGATATCTTAATAGATAAAGTTTTAGTATTTCAAAGTGAATATAATGAAAATGAAGAGGTATTAATCAACTTTATTAATACTATTGAAGAAGAAGATTATTCTATTCTGGAACCCTTGATAGTAAAATGGAATGGTACTGTAAGTGACTTATCTGCCATAAATCCAATTAGTTTGTTAGAAATGTTATATAAGAATAAAAAGTTTTCTCTCACTTGGTCAAATATAAAATATTGTACAGAGGCATTTAAAAATAGCAATATTAGCTTTAAAATTGGCCATTTATTATCAACTGATGAAAATTGGTTAGATTTAATAGAAAATAGTTTGAATTCTATACAAGAGGTAAATGCTAATAACGGCTTTTATAATGGATTTGTTAACTCGATTTTGGAATTAGGTATCCAAGATTATTCCTTGTTAGAAATGTTTATTAAAAAGTTAAACTACCCTGTAAAATTTGATACCTCTTTTCATATAAATCAGGAAACATTGAATGTGCTTATTGATAATGAATTACTTATATGGGATAAATCCGTATATATTCATTTAGAATCTTTAAATCATAAAAATAAGTATGTCTTAGACAAATTTAAGGATGCAAAAGAAGATATATCTTCTCTGATTTCAGAGAATGAAATGGAATGGTCGTTAAATATTTTAGAAATAATTCTCGAGGAAGGTAATACAGAAACTGTAACTATTAAGAACTACCTTAGTAATAAAGTTTCAGAGATACAGCTACGAGAATTTAAATTTATATTAGAAGAGGGATTTATCAGTTATGATAATGATATCCTTCAGTCATTGTTAAATGAACCTAACAAAAGTGAGTTAGTAATTGAATACCTACTATTTCTGTTATTAAATGGTCGTGAAGAGAGGGTAATAAAAGTATTTGAAGAAGATGAAATTACTTGGGATTATAGACTCTTTGAAGAGGTCAGAAAAATAAGTGCCGACGCTGCAAGTATATACTTAATAGATAATAAAGAAAAAATAGATAGTATTCAAATGGATCAGAAATTATTTGAAGGACTAATTAAACACTCAGCGGACGTCAGCTTAAGTCTGTCTGTAATTAACAATAATTATCTAAATATCAATATTAACTCAGTTGTTTCCAAAAAAATATACGAGCATTTTCAAAATAATAGTGAACTTGTTATTGATACCCTAGAAAATGTGTCTATCATAGGAATAATCAGAAATTTACCTATAGAAAATGCTTCAACTATGTTATTAGAGTTATTGAAAGTAAAACTTTTTGATCGGGAAGAAACATTTATAGTCCTCTCACAAATACAAACACCTTTTAATGAAATAAAGAGAAACGGTAAAAAGGTAGAGATTGATACTGTAGATAATAATATAAGCGAACTATTAGAGTACTTAAAAGTAAATCTACAAGTAATACTTGATTATACAGAAGAAGAAAAAGGTTATATTGTTAGAAATAAAAGGAAGTAG
- a CDS encoding helix-turn-helix domain-containing protein yields the protein MKAIPQRDMKPIKEKVAIRLKAIQKEYSLSLSEMAMLLEIPKATLNSYLRGLALPPLSVVEKFKFSDLDVEWLYYGDIVEYIGDYLLFRGHGKFLDSHPNTPQMVYLMYDITTSGSNPSEKVSLTDKDIERFFEKYYRECIKQVY from the coding sequence ATGAAAGCAATACCTCAAAGAGACATGAAGCCCATTAAAGAAAAGGTAGCAATACGGTTAAAAGCAATTCAAAAAGAGTATAGTCTATCTTTATCAGAAATGGCTATGTTATTAGAAATTCCAAAAGCTACTCTCAATTCGTATCTTAGAGGCTTAGCATTACCACCACTTTCGGTAGTAGAAAAATTTAAATTTAGCGATTTAGATGTTGAATGGCTTTATTACGGAGATATAGTTGAATATATAGGAGACTATTTGCTATTCAGAGGGCATGGGAAATTTCTAGATAGTCACCCGAATACTCCGCAGATGGTGTATCTGATGTATGACATAACTACTAGTGGTTCCAATCCTTCTGAAAAGGTAAGTTTAACAGATAAAGATATAGAGAGATTTTTTGAGAAGTACTATCGTGAGTGTATTAAACAAGTTTATTAA
- a CDS encoding IS3 family transposase (programmed frameshift), with the protein MKEKNGVRYSKEQKEAIVKRMMPPHNESVATISKEEGITEPTLYKWRKAAREAGVATPGNGQTSDKWTSQDKFLIVMETFAMNETELAEYCRKKGLYREQIELWRSVCLQANGQVFDQSKQLSGALKEEQKRAKQLEKDLQKKEKALAEAAALLLLRKKAQGDLGGRRGRMISPSNRALAVELIQEANQNGARLAKACEELYISVRTYERWVADGKVKVDQRPFAKRPVPKNKLSEEEKKEILEVVTQEEYADLPPTQIVPKLADKGTYIASESTFYRVLREGKMQHHRGRSQKPTRRIPESHLATSPNQVWTWDITWLGGPVKGLYYRLYLILDLFSRKAVGWEVWEKEEATHAESLVKKAVINEKIQGAPLVLHSDNGSPMKAETFLSLLEKLGIQSSFSRPRVSNDNPYSEAMFRTLKYRPDYPHKGFTSLEEARQWAHQFVHWYNHIHLHSGLNYVTPAQCHAGEHVTILTKRKDVYEAAKAKHPERWARSLRNWTPIEKVALNPMRDEGKRKR; encoded by the exons ATGAAAGAAAAAAATGGAGTACGATACTCGAAGGAACAAAAAGAGGCAATTGTTAAACGAATGATGCCACCACATAACGAATCAGTGGCTACTATCTCGAAGGAAGAAGGCATCACAGAACCAACGTTGTACAAGTGGCGTAAGGCTGCACGTGAAGCTGGTGTGGCAACGCCTGGCAATGGACAAACAAGTGACAAATGGACCAGTCAAGATAAGTTTTTAATCGTGATGGAGACCTTTGCGATGAACGAAACGGAATTGGCTGAATACTGTCGTAAAAAGGGTTTGTACCGTGAACAGATTGAATTATGGCGATCTGTTTGTCTCCAGGCAAACGGACAAGTATTTGATCAATCAAAGCAGTTATCTGGTGCGTTAAAGGAAGAACAGAAACGGGCAAAACAGTTAGAAAAAGATCTTCAAAAGAAGGAGAAAGCATTAGCGGAAGCTGCGGCGTTATTATTACTTAGAAAAAAGGCCCAAG GCGATTTGGGGGGACGACGAGGAAGAATGATTAGCCCATCAAATCGCGCATTAGCTGTAGAACTCATCCAAGAAGCCAATCAAAATGGTGCGCGGTTAGCGAAGGCTTGTGAGGAACTTTATATTAGTGTACGAACCTACGAGCGCTGGGTGGCAGATGGTAAGGTTAAGGTCGATCAGCGTCCCTTTGCGAAAAGACCTGTTCCAAAAAATAAGTTGTCCGAGGAAGAGAAAAAGGAAATACTCGAGGTTGTTACACAAGAAGAATATGCCGACTTACCGCCGACACAAATTGTCCCAAAGCTTGCGGATAAAGGAACATATATTGCGTCAGAATCTACGTTTTACCGTGTTTTACGTGAAGGAAAGATGCAACACCACCGTGGACGTAGTCAAAAGCCAACACGAAGAATCCCCGAGAGTCATCTGGCCACATCGCCAAATCAGGTGTGGACATGGGATATTACGTGGCTTGGTGGACCTGTGAAAGGCTTGTATTATCGCCTCTATTTAATACTCGATCTATTTAGTAGAAAAGCAGTTGGGTGGGAAGTATGGGAAAAGGAAGAAGCGACACACGCTGAATCACTTGTAAAAAAAGCAGTCATTAATGAGAAAATCCAAGGGGCACCACTGGTGTTGCATTCAGACAATGGGAGTCCGATGAAAGCTGAGACTTTTTTAAGTTTACTTGAGAAGTTGGGGATCCAAAGTTCCTTTTCAAGACCACGTGTAAGCAATGATAATCCTTATTCAGAAGCCATGTTTCGAACACTTAAATACCGCCCTGATTATCCGCATAAGGGCTTTACCTCACTTGAAGAAGCCAGACAATGGGCACACCAATTTGTCCATTGGTATAATCATATTCATCTGCATAGTGGGCTGAATTATGTAACACCGGCACAGTGTCATGCCGGAGAACACGTAACCATATTGACAAAGAGAAAAGACGTATATGAAGCCGCAAAAGCGAAGCATCCAGAACGCTGGGCGAGGAGTCTAAGAAATTGGACACCTATTGAAAAAGTAGCACTTAATCCAATGCGTGATGAGGGAAAAAGGAAACGTTGA